In the genome of Indioceanicola profundi, the window GCTCCGGCAGCACCTCGCCGACTTCGTCGCAGCCTACAACTTTGGCCGGCGCCTCAAGACGCTAAAGGGCCTTACGCCTTACGAGTTCATCTGCAAACAGTGGATTGCCGAGCCAGAACGCTTCATCCTCAACCCGCTCCACCAAATGCCGGGACCAAACATCTAGATACTCCGGGAATCGCAACGGTCCGCCGACGGCTGCGGGAAGTGGCGCCGGAACTCTGGGTCCGGGCCCGTAATGGCGATAAGATTGCAAATTACTACAGTTGCGGATGATAATTGGATGTGATTCCCTTCTTCCGGTTGGCTTCTTGGGAGGGGGCGATGGGTGTGGGGGCATGGTCTGGAGCGCTGCTGGGCTGGGAGGCGGAACTCGATCGGCTGAGCGCCCATATGGCGCCGGTGTTCCGGCGTTCTGAGCTGCGTGAGACGGCTGCGCTGTTCGTGGCGGGGCTGCTGTCGGGCGTTGCGCGCAAGACCGGCTGGCTGATGGCGGAACAGGCGGGTCTGTCGCAGCCCTACCGCATGCAGTCCCTGCTCGGGCGCAGCCGCTGGGACGCGGACGCCCTGCGTGACCGGGTGCGGGATTATGTGGCCGCGGCCCTTGGCGATGTTGACGGCGTGCTGGTGGTTGACGAAACCGGGTTCCTCAAGAAGGGCCGGCACTCCGTCGGCGTGGCGCGGCAGTACTCCGGCACGGCGGGACGGATCGAAAACTGCCAGGTCGGCGTCTTCTTGGCCTACGCCAGCCGCTACGGGCAGGCGCTGATCGACCGGCGGCTCTACCTGCCCAAGGAATGGGCCGAGGACTTCGACCTCCGGGCCGCGGCCCAGGTGCCCGAGTCTGTCGCCTTCTCCACCAAACCTAAAATCGCCGCGGATCTCATCACGGCCGCCTTGGATTCAGGCTTGCCCTGTGCCTGGGTGCTGGCGGATTCCCTGTATGGTTCCGACTCCTACTTGCGCCGTCTCCTGGAGGGCCGCGGCCAGCCCTATGTGCTCGCCGTACGCTCCACCCATGCGCTGCGTTTCGTGGAGGACGGGCAACTTATCCAGACCGATCCGGAAACCCTGGCAGATGGTCTGCCGCCTGACGCTTGGACTGCCCTGCCGGCAGGCGAGGGCTCCAAGGGCCTGCGCCTCTATGACTGGGCCCGCATCCCGCTCGGCTGGGCCCATGGTCCTGAATTCGAGCGCTGGGTTCTGGTCCGGCGCAGCCGCCAGAACCCGTCCGAGCGCGCCTACTACTTTGTCTTCTCGCCGGCTGGAACCGGCTTGGCCGAACTCGCCGGGGCGGCGGGGCTGCGCTGGACAATCGAGGAATGCTTCCAGCGCGCCAAGGAGGAGCTCGGGCTGGATCACTGTGAGGCGCGCTCCTGGCACGGCTGGCACCGCCATATGACCCTCTGCATGGCCGCGGCTGCATTCCTGGCCCGGCTGTCCGCCGAGTTGCGCCGGTCCACCTGGAACAAAGCGAACGAAAGGAGTCCGCCAAAGTCAGTTGCCGCGTGAGCCTGCGCCCGGCACTCCTTCCATCCGTGCCCGAGATCCGCTACCTGCTCGCCCGGCTGCTCCTGAAGCCGCGCACCGCCCGAGCATTCATCCTTGCGTGGTCACGCTGGCGACGGCGACATCAGGCTGCTGCCGAGCATGCTCATTACCGCAAACGCCACTATCCGCAACTGTAGTACAAATGATCTTTTCCGCCCACACGGAAACCCGATCCAGGCCGACGGTCCTCTGGCCCTGGTTCAAATGGATCACATGCGCCTCGACATTGAGGTCGTCGAGGATACCGCCGATCGTGAGCCTATGGGCAAGCCCTGGCTGACGGTTGCCATCGACGTCTACAGCCGGGCCGTGCTGGGTTTTTATCTCTCGATCCTCGATCCGAACTGAACCGCTCCGGGTTTGCCGGAGGCTCCAACTCTTGAGAGGATGGAGCGATGAGCAAGAAGCCCCCGCCGAAATATGCCCCTGAAGTGCGCGCGCGTGCCGTACGGATGGTGCTGGATCATCAAGGTGAATACGGCTCGCAATGGGAGGCGATCAACTCGATTGCCGGAAAGATTGGCTGCACGGCGGAGACGCTGCGCGGTTGGATACGCCAGGCTGAACGCGACGAAGGCCTACGGGCAGGCCCGAGCTCGGCGGAACAGGAGCGGATCAAGCAGCTGGAGCGGGAGAACCGGGAGCTGCGGCAGGCCAACGAGATCCTGCGTAAGGCCTCGGCCTATTTCGCCCAGGCGGAGCTCGACCGCCGGTTCAAGCCATGATCGCCTTCATCGACGATCATCGTGAGGTCTATGGGGTCGAGCCGATCTGCCAAGTCCTGGCGATCGCCCCGTCAACCTACCACGCCCATGCTGCCCGCCGCAGGGACCCCAGTCGGCGATCGGCCAGGGCGCTGCGCGACAGCAGGCTCTGCCAGGATATCCGGCGGGTCTGGGAGGAGAACTTCCAGGTCTACGGGGTGCGCAAGGTCTGGCGGCAGCTGACGCGGGACGGCATTGAGGTCGCCCGGTGCACGGTGGCCCGGCTCATGCGCCAGATGGGGATAAAGGGCGTGGTCCGCGGCAAGCCGCTGCGCACCACGATCAGCGACCGTGCGGCGCCATGTCCGCTCGATCGGGTGGGCCGGGATTTCCAGGCGCCCCGCCCGAATGCCTTGTGGGTGGCAGATTTCACCTACGTCGCGACTTGGCAGGGCTTCGTCTACGCGGCCTTCGTCATCGACACCTTTGCCCGCCGGATCGTCGGCTGGCGGGTGTCGCGCACCGCTCATGCCGGCTTCGTGCTGGATGCCCTGGAGCAGGCGCTCCACGACCGCCGGCCAGCCAAGGGCAGCGGTCTCATTCACCATAGCGATCGCGGGTCGCAATACGTCGCCATAAGGTACACCGAGCGTCTTACCGAGGCTGGCGTCGAGCCCTCCGTGGGCAGCGTCGGTGATTCCTACGACAATGCTTTGGCTGAGACGATCAATGGCCTCTACAAAACCGAGGTGATCCGGCGCTGCGGTCCATGGCGTACCCTGGAAGCCGTCGAGTTCGCCACCCTGGAATGGGTGGACTGGTTCAACAACCGGCGTCTGCTCGAACCTATCGGCAACATCCCTCCCGCCGAGGCCGAAGCGCGCTATTATGCCCAAATCGAGGACGTCGCCATGGCAGCGTGACTCAAATAAATCGGCCTCCGGGAAACCCGGCGCGGTTCAGAACTGCGCCAGCACAGGCTTCTGTCTCGCCCGCAGCCTGCTGCCGAAGGATCGCTGGTTGGCTCTGATTGGCGTCAAGGCCGACTGGCCCTTTCACGGGGTGATGCGGATTCTGCACACGGACAATGGAGCGGATTTCCATTCCAAGACGCTGGAGCGGGCCTGCAGTTTGCTCGGCATCGAGCAGCATTTCCGCAAGCCGGGAGCGCCCCAACATGGCGCCCATATTGAACGCCTGCTGGGAACGTTTGCGCAGGAAATTCACACCCTGCCGGGCACCACGTTCCGATCGCCCCAGGCACGTGGGGATTACGACAGTGCGGCAATGGCCACCTACACCATTCCCGAACTGGAGACCTACATCGCGATCTACATTGCCAAGATCTACCACCACGCCCGGCACTCCGAAATCGGTCTCCCACCTTACAGCATGTACCTGCAAGCCGAGCCCTGGCGGTCTCCGGTTCCGCTCCCCGACGAGCGGACGATGCGGATATCCCTGCTTCCGTTCAAGCGGATCAAAACCGTACAGGAGTACGGGATCCAGCTATTCAATCAGCGCTTCTATGCCCATGTGCTCCGCCGCTGGATCGGGGTCCGCCCGCCGGATGGTTTCGTGGTCTGCCATGACCCTCGCGATCTGAACCAAGTCTACTTCCATGATCCCGAGTTGGGGCAGTATTTCGACATTCCCCGACGCAACCTGCGGCAGGCTGCGCCATCGCTCAAGATCGTCCAGGGAACGGCCAGGAAGATTAGACCCAAGGGTTCACGCATTGATCCTGGGCGTCTGTCCGAGGCGCTGAACGAACTCGATGCGCTTACCGCCCAATCACAGGCCAAGACACGCCGGGCGCGTCGTGCCCGCGCCTCAACACATAAGCCGGCGGACACCGTCATTCCTGCCGCCCGCGCACCCCTTCCAAAATCCAGGCCGGTCATTGATCTCGTGCCGGCTGATGACGAGGGACCGTTAGCCCCGTTCCCGACGGAACTCTGGATTCCCAGGAGCTGAGTCCACCATGCCGAGCGCGGCGGTCCGTTCCCACCTCAACCCGGACGTTGCCACATGGCTGGACCTTTCCGATCGGGACCGCATTCTTCGCCTGCATGCCGCCCAGACGGAATGGTTCATCGCTTATCCTAAGGCTGTCGAGGCATTACGCCGGATCGACACCATCATTGCCACGCCACCATCGAACCGGCCACGGAACCTGCTGATCTTTGGGGAGCCGAGTATCGGCAAAACCCAGATCATCAAGGCCGCCCTGCGCGCCCATCCGCCCACGCATGATGGACAAAGCCGCTGGCCCATCCTCTTTATCGATGCGCCTCCGGTGCCGACTGAAGCCTCTCTCTATGACGAGATCCTGAGCGTCCTGAATGTCCCGTTCCGCCATACGGCCCGTACGGGGGACAAGAAGAACCAGGTTTTCTCGGTGCTAGCAGAGCTGAAGGTGCGGATCATCATCATTGATGAGCTGCACAATATGCTCACCCATCGCCCCGCCCGGCAGCGTGACTTCTTGACCGTGCTCAAGCACATGGGCAACCGCCTCGGCATTTCGTTCATTGCGGCCGGCACGCCGGATGCTGTCGTTGCCCTACAGTCGGACAGGCAGATGAGCTCGCGGTTCTTCTTTTTGCCTTTGCCGGTCTGGCGCTTCGGGCGCGAGTTCCGCCAGCTCCTGGCCGGGTTCGAATTGCTGCTGCCGCTGAAACAGCCATCCCTTCTCTCCGAAGCGGGGCTTGCTGCCCGGCTGCACGAACTTTCAGAAGGTCGCCTTGGGGAACTGGCAATCCTGCTGGTGGAGGCCACGACGATGGCAATTGAGGAGGGGGGCGAGATCATTGATCACGACCTCCTCCGGCGACTTGATTGGGTAGCTCCTTCCGTGCGCCTGCTGGAGGCGGAGCGCCAGCTGGGAAGCCCCCTCGGGGTCCTTTGAAAAAAAGTCTTCCGTCACCTGACATCAAGTCTGATCGGAATTCGTCAGCTGACACCATGTGTGATTCTTGCTGACATCATGTATGGGCAGAAAACAGCAGTTTTCCGGCTATCCCCTGACATCATGTATGATTCTTCACAAACAGTGTGAACGCTTGTCGCTGTGCAGCGGTTCTGTAGAAAAGCGGGAATCCGGGGCTTTCCGGGGCGCAGTGCCCCCCGTTTTGGTCCCCTGATCTGTAGAAAAGTGCCCCGTTCAGTAGAAAAGTTCGTTTGAGCTGCCTTGCTGTCGGCAGGGAGCTGCTGCCAAAAGTCCGGTGAGGAAAGCCAACAGACATGCGTCAAGCCATTGGCCGTGCGCGTGTTTCACTCTTCTGGTTTCAGCACAGCATGGGCCGTCGCCTGTCGCATGCAGCCCGTTGGAGCTGGCGTTTCGTGGCTTTTCCCGTTCTCTCTCTGCCTGGGATTTCGCCGATCTTCGGCACCGGTCGGCTCGGGCTGAGCACGGTCCGGATCCGCCGGTCCGGGGCATGCATCCATGTTCATCCGGGTGGATAAGCCTGACTGATATTCTGTACAAGAGGGCCGGGAGGACGCCTCGCCGTCCGAAAACCACAGGATCGCCCATGGCCCTCATCGCCTACGCCCGCGTCTCGACCGAAGACCAGTCCACAGGTTCGCAGCTGCTCGCCCTCAAGCAGGCCGGGTGCTCCCGGATCTTCGAGGAGCATGCCTCGGGCGGCGACCGCGACCGGCCCGTGCTGGCCAAGGTCCTGGCCAGCCTGAAGAAGGGCGATACGCTGGTGGTGGCCCGCATCGACCGGCTGGCACGCTCGCTGTTTCACCTGCTGGAGGTGATTGACGGGCTGGAGCAGCGCGGTATCGCCTTCAAGTCACTGGGCGACCCGATCGACACCACCAGCCCGCAAGGGCGTTTTGCCCTGCAGGTCCTGGGTGCTGCGGCCGAGTTGGAGCGGGCCCTGATCCGGGAGCGCTCCATCGCCGGGCTCAAAGCGGCCGTGGCTAGGGGAAAGGCGCCCGGCAATCCGGGACTGCGCCGACGCGACCCCGCAGCATTGGAAAAGGTGCGGCAGGGGAGGGCGGTGGCCCGTGACGACCTCGTCATCGCCCACGCACAGGATTTCCTGCCAATGGTGGAGGCGCTTCGGCCGGCCGCCGCCTGGGATCAGGTGGTGCGCGCCTTGAATGCTTCGGGCCAGATCCGGCCGTGGGATCGCAAGCCGTGGACGCCCAATAGCCTGATCCGGGCTGTGCGCCGGCTGGCGGCGGCGGGTCTGGTCCGCCAGGACGTGCTCGCTGCGGCGCCCAAGCGTGTTGACAGTGACGACCTGGTGCTCATGGTGGCCGGCTTGGCGCGCTTGGACCCCGGCCTCACGCTGGACGGCATCGCGCGCCGGCTCCAGAGCATGGGGCAGCGCACGCCGCGCGGCGGTTTGCGCTGGAGCCGCTCATCGGTTAAGAACCTGCTGGACCGCGCTAAGGAGCAGGGGCTGGTGCGAGAGGCGGAGCCTGCATGAGGGGTGGTCCGCCGCCTCTGCGATGGAGCGGTGACACTCCTGTTGTGGAGGTTACCAAGTCGACCGGACCCAGCACAGGCCTTCTCCGGTGCAGTTCACACGGGCGCTGCCACATTCTCCTTGTAGGCGGCTGCTGGCCAGGCTCTGCCAAGCCGTCCACATGTGGTGCTTGTCGGCGGTGGACGAAGAGCGAGGCTGGTCCGAGTCACGGCCGGGGGCCTTGGAGCGGCGGACCCCGACCTGATTGCCGACAGCCAGGGACCGCTCGCCGTCAGCTTGACGCCGCACAATTCTGGCCACCGCGGCCACGGCGCAGCTGTACAATTTGATGTGCCAGACTTGGCACATTACCGGAAGCGTGTTGGCAACAAGTGTAAACGCCCGGATCGTGTGTCGCCGCTAGGAAATTCGCCTCCCTCAACCCTCTCATTTGGCTGAGCACTAGCCTTGCCCCCCTGATCAGCTCTAGGCGAGGGCCTCGGATGAGGATGAGAGCTCCTCTTAAAAGCGCCAGATGACGATTCTAAATAGACACAGCAAGCGACCCTGAGAATAGAGGCAAAATTCTTTACCTCTCCACACTCTGATATAGCTTCATCATAGAGACTGATGACCAGCTGATTAAGACTCATCTGCTCTCGTTGGGCAATCTCGTCGAGCATCTTCCAGAAAATTTGTTCCAGGCGAACGCTGGTTACCATGCCCCTAAATCTGACGGATCGGGGTCGTGGGCGGTAGTAAGCGCGATGACCGTTTTTATAAACCTGACACATGGCGCCCCGCTGATGATTTGGTCAGAGGTGCCGAGCGCGATGTCGGGACATCAGACGAGCCGAGACGGCTGATGCCGTACAAGGTTAGCTTCCTGTAGAGCGTGCTGCGTGAAATACCAAGTACCTGCGCAGCATCGGATAAGTTGCCGCTGCATGACCGGATAACATCTTCAATGATCCGGCGTTCAGCAGTCTCTAGCGATCCACTTACAGGTTCCTGTAGGCACTGTGCACAGTTTCGAATCTCATCTGGCAGACAGTCTAGATCCGCACAGCCATCACTGGATAGCAGAATGGCTCGCTCCACGAGATTTCGTAGTTCACGCACGTTCCCAGGCCAATTATAAGCGCGCAACGCATCCATTGTCGCTGGCGCGAAGCGCACCGGGCTTCGTCCGTGCCGTTCCGCGATGTCCCGATTAAAATGATCTATCAAGACATCCAGATCGCCATTGCGTTCGCGCAGGGCGGGGACGCGGATACTTGTCACGCTCAGTCGGTGGTAGAGGTCCAGTCGGAATCGGCCAGCCTCCACTTCTGCCCGCAGATTGCGATTGGTCATGGCCAGCAGGCGGACAGAAACCCGCCGGGGCACATTATCACCGACCCGATAGATGATTCCCTCCTCAAGAACGCGCAGCAAGTAAGGCTGGAGGTCGAGTTGCAGCTCTCCGATCTCGTCCAAGCACAAAGTGCCGCCATGCGCTTGCTCAAACCGGCCGATGCGGCCCTCGTTGCTTGCGCCAGTGAATGCGCCCCGCACATATCCAAATAACTCGCTGGCGAGCATCTCCCTCGATACAGCGCCGCAATTGAAGGCTACGAAAGGGCCATTGGCAGTACAGCTGTTCCCGTGGATCGCTCGCGCGAAGAGCTCCTTTCCAACGCCCGTCTCACCTTCGATCAGGACAGGCACGTTCAGAGGTGCTAGACGGCGGGCTTGGGACGTCGCAGTTTGGATTGCTGGGCTGCTGCCAACAATACAGTTGAACTGGGACCGACCGGAATCCTTCTCATCGGTCAATGCTCGTGCCCGGACGGACACCTGGGGAGAGGAACGCAAGCTGCCGGGAATGACCAGCAACGTCCCCCGCTCGATCCCGTCGAGCGTCAGCGGTATTCTCCAGTCCGCCGGCACCTCGGGCAACGTCCGCCCGTTTCCATCTACATTGACCGCATTGCCAGGAGTTCCCAAATTGAGGATGCGGGTTCCACGGCTCAATGAGTCAGCTTCCGCGCCTAATTTTTTTTCCAGCAGGTGCTTGGCCTTGTGACTTACATAGATCACGCGCCCCTTCGCGTCCAAGGCGACCAAGCCGTCGTGGGCGTATTTCTGTCCGTACTCCAGGCAGCTTTCCATTAACCGCGTGCGTTCCTCCTCGGCCTGACAGGCCATCACCCATTCGATCCTGCGCGCGGCCATCACAGCCATCGCCAACAGCTGAGTGTCATAGATCTGCTTCAGGGTTGAAATGTCCAGCAATCCCGCGATGCTGCCATCCACCGGGTCGTGTATAGGGACGCCTGCGCAGTTCCAGCGCTTTATGCTTTGACAATAATGTTCTGTCGTTCGGATCAGCACAGGTTTGTCGAGTACGAGCGCCGTGCCGATCCCGTTTGTGCCGGTGGAACTCTCGTGCCAGTGGCCACCGTTCCAGAGTGAGATGTCTCGGCCAGCATGTGTGGTCCGCTGGTCTCCTGCCGCCTCAAGGATCACGCCATCGATATCGGCAATCAACATCAGCGAGCCTGTCCCCGCCAGCATGTTGGCTGCTTCCGCCAAGGTCGTCGCGGATGCTTGGAGCAGGTCACGGTTCCTCTGGCGCAGCAGTGCTGTCCGCTCCGCATCCAATTGCGGTGCTGCGGTGGTACAAACATCGACGGCTGAGCTGCGGCATCGATCCCATGAATTGGCGACGACATCCCGTACCGTCCCCTTGTCACACTGAATGCCAGAAACAAAATCCTCCCACGCCCGCATCGTGTTAGCTTCCACATCCGAAAGCTTACGGGCCAACGCCTCGGGCAGTTTCCGAGATTGGGAGAGCTTAGCCTCGTTTGTTCTTTTCAACGTGTCCTCCCGTTATCCCGATTCAAGAATAGCTACCGTCCGGCTTTAATCCGGCTAGGGGATGTCGTTGCATCCAGCGGCGCCTTTGTAATCGGTGTAGCTTTGTTCCTTTGCCGTGCCTCCACTATGGCTGTTCCAAACTGCGGCGCTTCGAAGCATAACTGATCTGGAATGGGACGTGGTAGTAGCCGGTTATTCAGAAGAATTCTCTGGTGGTAGTAGCCGATTGGGGTAGGCACCTCCCTCTGCTTCGTGTAGCGGACTCGCTGATCTAGCGCAGAGGTCGACCAAGTAAGCAACGGAGCGATAGACGATCCCGGAATGGTGCGACAAACCGATCTCGCAAGTGCGGCTCGTCGAGTAGCCGCCGACGTCCTGGGAAGGGACACTGGCTGGCAGATGCCGCAGGGCATGTGCATTCAGTTCCGGCAAGGTAAACCCCTTGTCCCCGGCGAAGCCACAGCAACCGACATCCGTTGGAATCACGACGCTGTCGCTGCAAGCTTCCGCCACGGCCCTTAATTGTTTTTCCAGCCCCATTCGGCGGCTCGAGCATGTTGTATGCAGGACGATTGGACCGTCAGCCCGGGTTATCTGAAGGCGGGGCAGGGCATAGTCATGCAGGAACTCTGTCACGTCCAGCAGCCTACTGCCACTGCCGGCCAACCGCTGCTTCAGCCGGAAGGCGCAGGGGCTGGTGTCCATCAGGATCGGCAGATTGCCAGCGGCAAACGCGGTCTCCAGTAGTCGGTCAGCCATCCTATTGCCGTTCTCGGCAAGGCCTTTGCTTTCCATAGGCATGCCGCAGCATAGATTGTCCAGCCCGTCGGGTAAGAGAAGACCGATGCCGGCCTTGGCTGCGATGGATCGAACAACGTCTGGCAGGGCCCGCATGTCCGGCTCTCCGGCCGAAGGTCCCATGGAGCGGCTAACGCAACTGGGAACGTAGATCAGCACTGGAGCCTGTCTATCGTCTCCCGGGTCGGTCGGGCAGGCCGCCGGAGTCGGCAAGCTTTTTGGGAGTAGTGGCAGGCGGCCACTAGAGATCCGCCGCATGGCCTTCGCTGCTGTCTGTACGCGCGCCGGCCCAGCCAACGCCTGCAGCCGGTCCAGCATTTTTAGGCCTGCACGCACCCCGTTCAGGAGAGGCGCCGGATGGTCGGCGGCGATGCGGGCGGCTTTCTGGGAAATGGGACCATGCCGCTGGCCACGCGCCTGCTTCATCAACAGGCCGGTCTCGATGCCGACAGGACAGACAGTGGCGCAGAGTCCGCAGGCGGCACAAGAGTCGATCGCCTGATAATCAAACAGCGACATGATTTCGGCGACATCCACACCCGCCGATCCGCACGATGCGATCTCCCGCTGTCCCACGATCCGCTGGCGCGGCGATAAGGTCAGCATGTGGGACGGGCAGGCAGGCTCGCAGAAGCCGCACTCAATACACATGTCGACCAGCTTATCCGCAGCCGGAAGCGGCTTGAGATGCTTGAGGTGGATCTCAGCATCTTCACTGAGGATCACTCCAGGGTTTAGCAGTCCGGCCGGATCCAGAAGCTCCTTGATCTCACGCATCAGCCGATACGCCTGCTCACCCCACTCCATTTCCACGAAAGGCGCCATGTTCCGGCCAGTCCCATGTTCTGCCTTCAGCGATCCGTCATACCGGCACACCACGAGCGCCGCGACATCGTCCATGAAGCGGGCATAGCGCTCCACCTCAGCTTCTGAACCGAAATCCTGTGTAAAGACAAAGTGCAGGTTGCCTTCCAAAGCGTGCCCGAAAATTATGGCTTCGTCGTAGCCATGGCTGGCGAAGAGCGTTTGCAGATCAACGGAAGCGCTGGCCAGCTGCTCCACAGGGACGGCAATATCTTCAATAATCACTGTTGTTCCGGGGCGCCGCATAGCGCCAACAGCGGGAAACAGCCCTTTGCGGATTTTCCACAAAGTATCGCAGGCTGCCGGATCGCGGCTGAACTCGACCGGAAAGATTGTGTCCGCCTTTGTCAGCAAGACGCCCAGCCGATCGATCTGCCCGCTAAGGGCAGCGTCATCCTCAGCCCGCGCTTCTATCAGCAGGGCAGTAGCCCCCGGGCCCAATTCTGTGATCGATGCCACTTGGCCAAGCTTATCCTGGACCGACCGTAACGCTGATCGGTCCATCAGCTCCACGGCGGCAGCGACGCCCGTCAGGGCCGCAGCGGCCCGGCAAGCAGCGGCAATATCATCAAAAAACAACATGGCGCTGGCCTTGTGCGCCAGGTCGGGTACGGTTGCCAGTGTGATGCCTGCGATAAAA includes:
- a CDS encoding IS701 family transposase encodes the protein MGVGAWSGALLGWEAELDRLSAHMAPVFRRSELRETAALFVAGLLSGVARKTGWLMAEQAGLSQPYRMQSLLGRSRWDADALRDRVRDYVAAALGDVDGVLVVDETGFLKKGRHSVGVARQYSGTAGRIENCQVGVFLAYASRYGQALIDRRLYLPKEWAEDFDLRAAAQVPESVAFSTKPKIAADLITAALDSGLPCAWVLADSLYGSDSYLRRLLEGRGQPYVLAVRSTHALRFVEDGQLIQTDPETLADGLPPDAWTALPAGEGSKGLRLYDWARIPLGWAHGPEFERWVLVRRSRQNPSERAYYFVFSPAGTGLAELAGAAGLRWTIEECFQRAKEELGLDHCEARSWHGWHRHMTLCMAAAAFLARLSAELRRSTWNKANERSPPKSVAA
- a CDS encoding transposase family protein, coding for MRGHAGDGDIRLLPSMLITANATIRNCSTNDLFRPHGNPIQADGPLALVQMDHMRLDIEVVEDTADREPMGKPWLTVAIDVYSRAVLGFYLSILDPN
- a CDS encoding IS3 family transposase (programmed frameshift) translates to MSKKPPPKYAPEVRARAVRMVLDHQGEYGSQWEAINSIAGKIGCTAETLRGWIRQAERDEGLRAGPSSAEQERIKQLERENRELRQANEILRKASAYFGPGGARPPVQAMIAFIDDHREVYGVEPICQVLAIAPSTYHAHAARRRDPSRRSARALRDSRLCQDIRRVWEENFQVYGVRKVWRQLTRDGIEVARCTVARLMRQMGIKGVVRGKPLRTTISDRAAPCPLDRVGRDFQAPRPNALWVADFTYVATWQGFVYAAFVIDTFARRIVGWRVSRTAHAGFVLDALEQALHDRRPAKGSGLIHHSDRGSQYVAIRYTERLTEAGVEPSVGSVGDSYDNALAETINGLYKTEVIRRCGPWRTLEAVEFATLEWVDWFNNRRLLEPIGNIPPAEAEARYYAQIEDVAMAA
- a CDS encoding Mu transposase C-terminal domain-containing protein; amino-acid sequence: MALIGVKADWPFHGVMRILHTDNGADFHSKTLERACSLLGIEQHFRKPGAPQHGAHIERLLGTFAQEIHTLPGTTFRSPQARGDYDSAAMATYTIPELETYIAIYIAKIYHHARHSEIGLPPYSMYLQAEPWRSPVPLPDERTMRISLLPFKRIKTVQEYGIQLFNQRFYAHVLRRWIGVRPPDGFVVCHDPRDLNQVYFHDPELGQYFDIPRRNLRQAAPSLKIVQGTARKIRPKGSRIDPGRLSEALNELDALTAQSQAKTRRARRARASTHKPADTVIPAARAPLPKSRPVIDLVPADDEGPLAPFPTELWIPRS
- a CDS encoding TniB family NTP-binding protein, yielding MPSAAVRSHLNPDVATWLDLSDRDRILRLHAAQTEWFIAYPKAVEALRRIDTIIATPPSNRPRNLLIFGEPSIGKTQIIKAALRAHPPTHDGQSRWPILFIDAPPVPTEASLYDEILSVLNVPFRHTARTGDKKNQVFSVLAELKVRIIIIDELHNMLTHRPARQRDFLTVLKHMGNRLGISFIAAGTPDAVVALQSDRQMSSRFFFLPLPVWRFGREFRQLLAGFELLLPLKQPSLLSEAGLAARLHELSEGRLGELAILLVEATTMAIEEGGEIIDHDLLRRLDWVAPSVRLLEAERQLGSPLGVL
- a CDS encoding recombinase family protein, translating into MALIAYARVSTEDQSTGSQLLALKQAGCSRIFEEHASGGDRDRPVLAKVLASLKKGDTLVVARIDRLARSLFHLLEVIDGLEQRGIAFKSLGDPIDTTSPQGRFALQVLGAAAELERALIRERSIAGLKAAVARGKAPGNPGLRRRDPAALEKVRQGRAVARDDLVIAHAQDFLPMVEALRPAAAWDQVVRALNASGQIRPWDRKPWTPNSLIRAVRRLAAAGLVRQDVLAAAPKRVDSDDLVLMVAGLARLDPGLTLDGIARRLQSMGQRTPRGGLRWSRSSVKNLLDRAKEQGLVREAEPA
- a CDS encoding ribbon-helix-helix domain-containing protein; translation: MCQVYKNGHRAYYRPRPRSVRFRGMVTSVRLEQIFWKMLDEIAQREQMSLNQLVISLYDEAISECGEVKNFASILRVACCVYLESSSGAFKRSSHPHPRPSPRADQGGKASAQPNERVEGGEFPSGDTRSGRLHLLPTRFR
- a CDS encoding sigma-54-dependent Fis family transcriptional regulator, which codes for MKRTNEAKLSQSRKLPEALARKLSDVEANTMRAWEDFVSGIQCDKGTVRDVVANSWDRCRSSAVDVCTTAAPQLDAERTALLRQRNRDLLQASATTLAEAANMLAGTGSLMLIADIDGVILEAAGDQRTTHAGRDISLWNGGHWHESSTGTNGIGTALVLDKPVLIRTTEHYCQSIKRWNCAGVPIHDPVDGSIAGLLDISTLKQIYDTQLLAMAVMAARRIEWVMACQAEEERTRLMESCLEYGQKYAHDGLVALDAKGRVIYVSHKAKHLLEKKLGAEADSLSRGTRILNLGTPGNAVNVDGNGRTLPEVPADWRIPLTLDGIERGTLLVIPGSLRSSPQVSVRARALTDEKDSGRSQFNCIVGSSPAIQTATSQARRLAPLNVPVLIEGETGVGKELFARAIHGNSCTANGPFVAFNCGAVSREMLASELFGYVRGAFTGASNEGRIGRFEQAHGGTLCLDEIGELQLDLQPYLLRVLEEGIIYRVGDNVPRRVSVRLLAMTNRNLRAEVEAGRFRLDLYHRLSVTSIRVPALRERNGDLDVLIDHFNRDIAERHGRSPVRFAPATMDALRAYNWPGNVRELRNLVERAILLSSDGCADLDCLPDEIRNCAQCLQEPVSGSLETAERRIIEDVIRSCSGNLSDAAQVLGISRSTLYRKLTLYGISRLGSSDVPTSRSAPLTKSSAGRHVSGL